From a region of the Tursiops truncatus isolate mTurTru1 chromosome 13, mTurTru1.mat.Y, whole genome shotgun sequence genome:
- the HCAR1 gene encoding hydroxycarboxylic acid receptor 1 — MENRSCCLIQGDPISQVMPPLLILAFVLGALGNGIALCGFCFHMKTWKPSTIYLFNLAVADFLLMICLPFRTDYYRRHRQWVFKDIPCRVALFMLATNRAGSIVFLTVVAVDRYFKVVHPHHTVNAISNRTAVGIICALWTMVILGTLYLLTENHLCVQEETTTCESFIMESANGWHDVMFQLEFFLPLSIILFCSFKIIWSLKRRQHLARQTRMKKATRFIMVVAVVFITCYLPSVSARLYFLWTVPTSACDPSVHVALHVTLSFTYVNSMLDPLVYYFSSPSFPKFYSKLKIHSLRPKRLGHSQRPEEMSISNLCRKSCIGVANSFQSQSDVQ; from the coding sequence ATGGAAAACAGGTCGTGCTGCCTCATCCAGGGGGACCCCATCTCCCAGGTGATGCCGCCGCTGCTGATCCTGGCCTTTGTGCTGGGCGCCCTGGGCAACGGCATCGCCCTGTGTGGTTTCTGCTTTCACATGAAGACCTGGAAGCCGAGTACTATTTACCTTTTCAACTTGGCTGTGGCCGACTTCCTTCTCATGATCTGCCTGCCCTTTCGGACTGACTACTACCGCAGACACAGGCAATGGGTCTTTAAGGACATCCCTTGTCGGGTGGCACTCTTCATGCTGGCCACGAACAGGGCTGGGAGCATCGTCTTTCTCACGGTGGTGGCTGTGGACAGGTATTTTAAAGTGGTCCACCCCCACCATACGGTGAATGCCATCTCCAACCGGACTGCAGTTGGCATCATCTGTGCCCTGTGGACCATGGTCATCCTGGGGACTCTGTATCTTTTGACGGAGAACCATCTGTGTGTGCAAGAGGAGACCACAACTTGTGAAAGCTTCATCATGGAGTCGGCCAACGGCTGGCACGACGTCATGTTCCAGCTGGAATTCTTCCTGCCCCTCAGCATCATCTTGTTCTGCTCCTTCAAGATCATTTGGAGTCTGAAGAGGAGGCAGCACCTGGCCAGGCAGACTCGGATGAAGAAGGCTACCCGGTTCATCATGGTGGTGGCGGTTGTGTTCATCACCTGCTACCTGCCCAGCGTGTCAGCCAGACTGTATTTCCTCTGGACAGTGCCTACCAGCGCCTGCGATCCCTCTGTCCACGTAGCCCTCCACGTCACCCTCAGCTTCACCTACGTGAACAGCATGCTGGACCCCCTGGTGTACTATTTTTCAAGTCCCTCGTTCCCCAAATTCTACTCCAAGCTCAAAATCCACAGTTTGAGACCTAAGCGGCTAGGACACTCCCAGAGGCCAGAAGAGATGTCCATTTCAAACCTTTGTCGCAAGAGTTGCATCGGTGTGGCAAATAGCTTCCAGAGCCAATCCGACGTGCAGTGA
- the LOC101320833 gene encoding LOW QUALITY PROTEIN: hydroxycarboxylic acid receptor 2 (The sequence of the model RefSeq protein was modified relative to this genomic sequence to represent the inferred CDS: deleted 1 base in 1 codon), whose product MNLSHPHFLEIGKKNCCVFRDDFIAKVLPPVVGLEFVFGLLGNGLALWIFCFHLKSWKASRVFLFNLAVADFLLIICLPFLTDNYVRKWDWRFGEVPCRLMLFMLAMNRQGSIIFLTVVAVDRYFRVVHPHHALNKISNRTAALISCLLWAITIGLTMHLLYKKMLIRSHNSNLCSSFNICDTFRWHDAMFLLEFFLPLGIILFCSARIIWSLRQRQMNKHVKIKRAINFIMVVAVVFTICFLPSVAARIRIFWLLRTAGTRNCDTYRSVDLAFYITLSFTYMNSMLDPLVYYFSSPSFPNFFSTLVNRCLWRKVPDETENNRSTSVELTGDLSTTKNVPDTLMANPSEPQSPSYLTLASP is encoded by the exons ATGAACCTGTCCCACCCGCATTTTCTGGAAATAGGCAAGAAGAACTGCTGTGTGTTCCGGGATGATTTCATTGCCAAGGTGCTGCCGCCGGTGGTGGGGCTGGAGTTTGTGTTCGGGCTCCTGGGCAATGGCCTTGCCCTGTGGATCTTCTGCTTCCACCTCAAGTCCTGGAAAGCCAGCCGGGTGTTTCTGTTCAACTTGGCTGTGGCTGACTTCCTCCTGATCATCTGCCTGCCTTTCCTGACGGACAACTATGTGAGGAAGTGGGACTGGAGGTTTGGGGAAGTCCCCTGCCGGCTGATGCTCTTCATGTTGGCCATGAACCGCCAGGGCAGCATCATCTTCCTCACGGTGGTGGCCGTGGACAGGTACTTCCGAGTGGTCCATCCCCATCACGCTCTGAACAAGATCTCCAATCGGACGGCGGCGCTCATCTCCTGCCTCTTGTGGGCCATCACTATCGGCCTGACGATGCACCTCCTGTACAAAAAGATGCTGATCAGGAGTCACAATTCGAATTTGTGCAGCAGCTTCAACATCTGCGATACTTTCCGCTGGCACGACGCCATGTTCCTCCTGGAGTTCTTCCTGCCCCTGGGCATCATCCTGTTCTGCTCGGCCAGAATCATCTGGAGCCTGAGGCAGCGACAGATGAACAAGCATGTCAAGATCAAGAGGGCCATCAACTTCATCATGGTGGTGGCCGTCGTCTTCACCATCTGCTTCCTGCCCAGTGTGGCCGCGCGCATACGCATTTTCTGGCTCCTGCGCACCGCTGGTACGCGGAACTGTGACACCTATCGCTCAGTTGACCTGGCGTTTTACATCACCCTCAGCTTCACCTACATGAACAGCATGCTGGACCCTTTGGTGTATTACTTCTCCAGCCCATCTTTCCCCAACTTCTTCTCCACCTTGGTCAACCGCTGCCTATGGAGGAAGGTGCCGGATGAGACCGAGAATAACCGCAGCACAAGTGTCGAGCTCACGGGGGATCTGAGTACTACCAAGAATGTTCCCGACACT TTAATGGCCAATCCCAGTGAGCCTCAGAGCCCCTCTTATCTGACGCTGGCCTCTCCTTAA